In Arachis hypogaea cultivar Tifrunner chromosome 17, arahy.Tifrunner.gnm2.J5K5, whole genome shotgun sequence, a single window of DNA contains:
- the LOC112762461 gene encoding uncharacterized protein isoform X1, with product MAPSLQLFHPPKPLTHFNRFSSTSSRPASVRCSAAAAPASVPPLIASGITYEFREMLLGGAALDATGVPMPNETLSVSKQSDAVLLGAIGGYKWDKNEKHLKPETGLLHLRPGLQVFANLRPATVFPQLVDASTLKKEVAEGVDLMVVRELNGGALEPMKMARRLDLTLRFTLLMRECSRMLMYKKLIMIWGIQRNRTKMICNSCDHLLGYIYDDDPPFTDTPNVTP from the exons ATGGCGCCTTCTCTGCAGTTGTTCCATCCTCCGAAGCCCCTCACGCACTTCAATCGCTTCTCATCCACCTCCTCAAGGCCTGCTTCCGTAAGGTGTTCTGCAGCCGCCGCTCCTGCTTCCGTTCCCCCCCTTATTGCGTCAGGGATCACATACGAGTTCCGAGAGATGCTTCTGGGTGGCGCTGCATTGGACGCCACCGGAGTCCCCATGCCCAACGAGACCCTTTCTGTTTCGAAGCAATCCGATGCCGTTCTTCTTGGTGCCATTGGAGGCTATAAATGGGATAAAAACGAGAAACATCTGAAGCCAGAGACTGGGTTGCTTCATCTCCGGCCTGGCCTTCAAGTTTTTGCAAATCTCAGACCAGCCACTGTCTTCCCACAG TTGGTGGATGCTTCAACCCTTAAGAAAGAGGTTGCTGAAGGTGTTGATCTCATGGTTGTGAGGGAACTCAATGGCG GGGCTTTGGAACCAATGAAAATGGCCAGGAGACTGGATTTAACATTGAGATTTACTCTGCTCATGAG GGAATGTTCAAGGATGttaatgtataaaaaattaatcatgatATGGGGCATCCAACGAAATAGGACCAAGATGATATGCAACTCTTGCGACCATCTCCTTGGCTACATCTACGATGACGACCCTCCATTCACTGATACTcccaatgtaacaccctaa
- the LOC112762461 gene encoding 3-isopropylmalate dehydrogenase, chloroplastic isoform X2 — translation MAPSLQLFHPPKPLTHFNRFSSTSSRPASVRCSAAAAPASVPPLIASGITYEFREMLLGGAALDATGVPMPNETLSVSKQSDAVLLGAIGGYKWDKNEKHLKPETGLLHLRPGLQVFANLRPATVFPQLVDASTLKKEVAEGVDLMVVRELNGGIYFGKPRGFGTNENGQETGFNIEIYSAHEGMFKDVNV, via the exons ATGGCGCCTTCTCTGCAGTTGTTCCATCCTCCGAAGCCCCTCACGCACTTCAATCGCTTCTCATCCACCTCCTCAAGGCCTGCTTCCGTAAGGTGTTCTGCAGCCGCCGCTCCTGCTTCCGTTCCCCCCCTTATTGCGTCAGGGATCACATACGAGTTCCGAGAGATGCTTCTGGGTGGCGCTGCATTGGACGCCACCGGAGTCCCCATGCCCAACGAGACCCTTTCTGTTTCGAAGCAATCCGATGCCGTTCTTCTTGGTGCCATTGGAGGCTATAAATGGGATAAAAACGAGAAACATCTGAAGCCAGAGACTGGGTTGCTTCATCTCCGGCCTGGCCTTCAAGTTTTTGCAAATCTCAGACCAGCCACTGTCTTCCCACAG TTGGTGGATGCTTCAACCCTTAAGAAAGAGGTTGCTGAAGGTGTTGATCTCATGGTTGTGAGGGAACTCAATGGCG GTATATATTTTGGAAAACCCAGGGGCTTTGGAACCAATGAAAATGGCCAGGAGACTGGATTTAACATTGAGATTTACTCTGCTCATGAG GGAATGTTCAAGGATGttaatgtataa